Proteins found in one Microcella daejeonensis genomic segment:
- the pdxH gene encoding pyridoxamine 5'-phosphate oxidase → MSHDAVPDPLDSALRTHTDYGSEALEESDAAADPLEQFLAWMTEAAERKVYEPNAMVLGTIDPDGAPSIRTVLLRGADARGFAFYTDYTSRKGRALLAHPTVSAVIPWYSLHRQVIIAGEARPVEQEDSDAYFSARPRGAQIAAWSSDQSQPIASRDALEQKVRDTEERFAEEETVPRPERWGGFRIVPHRIEFWQGRTSRLHDRLVYTRAEGGEWQRERIQP, encoded by the coding sequence ATGAGCCACGACGCCGTTCCCGACCCGCTCGACTCCGCGCTGCGCACGCACACCGACTACGGATCGGAGGCCCTGGAGGAATCCGACGCCGCGGCCGACCCGCTCGAGCAGTTCCTCGCCTGGATGACGGAGGCCGCCGAGCGCAAGGTCTACGAGCCCAACGCGATGGTGCTCGGCACGATCGATCCCGACGGCGCCCCCTCCATCCGCACGGTGCTGCTGCGCGGGGCGGATGCCCGGGGCTTCGCCTTCTACACCGACTACACCTCCCGCAAGGGCCGCGCCCTGCTCGCGCATCCCACCGTCTCGGCGGTGATCCCGTGGTACTCGCTGCACCGTCAGGTGATCATCGCGGGCGAGGCCCGGCCGGTGGAGCAGGAGGACTCCGACGCCTACTTCTCCGCGCGTCCGCGCGGTGCGCAGATCGCCGCCTGGTCGAGCGACCAGTCGCAGCCGATCGCCTCGCGCGACGCGCTCGAGCAGAAGGTGCGCGACACCGAGGAGCGCTTCGCCGAGGAGGAGACGGTGCCGCGCCCCGAGCGATGGGGCGGTTTCCGGATCGTGCCGCACCGCATCGAGTTCTGGCAGGGGCGCACCTCGCGACTGCACGACCGGCTCGTCTACACGCGTGCCGAGGGCGGCGAGTGGCAGCGGGAGCGCATCCAGCCGTAG
- a CDS encoding pyridoxal phosphate-dependent decarboxylase family protein produces the protein MHAVTPETTALVDMVLDYAHRRILGEQSPLDKPMTPSELRRLASGSISETGIGGRRALALFENVLAPACITTDHPRYLSFIPSAPTKAATAFDLIVSATAVYGGSWMEGSGAVFAENEVLDWLGREFGLPEGSGGVFVQGGTIGNLSALVAARDHRARALAAAGRPRPARWIIVGSAEAHSSIAAAARVMDVDVVAVPVGDSGMLTGEQVRPVLEQHGEAVIAVVATGGSTNFGIVDDIASIAALKSAHDFWLHVDGAYGLAAALDPASRHRFAGVEAADSLIVDPHKWLFTPFDACALLYRDPEIGRLAHTQHAEYLDALTGASDWNPSDFSVQLTRRARGLPLWFSLATFGAEAYRAAIGASIDLAHAIAADIAERPYLRLVRDPQLSVVVFEREGWEPVDYAAWSAGLLEEQRAFVVPSSHAGRTNARFAIVNPLTTLDDLTGILDSMA, from the coding sequence ATGCACGCCGTGACCCCCGAGACGACCGCGCTCGTCGACATGGTGCTCGACTACGCGCACCGGCGCATCCTCGGCGAGCAGAGCCCGCTCGACAAGCCCATGACGCCGTCCGAGCTGCGACGACTGGCCTCGGGCAGCATCAGCGAGACCGGCATCGGCGGCCGCCGCGCGCTCGCGCTGTTCGAGAACGTGCTCGCACCGGCCTGCATCACCACCGACCACCCGCGCTACCTCTCGTTCATCCCCTCGGCGCCGACTAAGGCCGCGACCGCCTTCGACCTCATCGTCTCGGCGACGGCCGTCTACGGCGGATCGTGGATGGAGGGCTCGGGCGCGGTCTTCGCCGAGAACGAGGTGCTCGACTGGCTCGGCCGCGAGTTCGGACTGCCCGAGGGATCGGGCGGCGTCTTCGTGCAGGGCGGCACCATCGGCAACCTCTCCGCCCTCGTCGCGGCGCGCGACCACCGCGCCCGCGCGCTCGCCGCCGCGGGCCGCCCGCGCCCGGCCCGCTGGATCATCGTCGGCAGCGCCGAGGCGCACTCCTCCATCGCGGCCGCCGCCCGGGTGATGGATGTCGACGTCGTCGCGGTGCCCGTCGGCGACAGCGGCATGCTCACGGGCGAGCAGGTGCGCCCCGTGCTCGAGCAGCACGGCGAGGCCGTCATCGCGGTCGTCGCCACGGGCGGTTCGACCAACTTCGGCATCGTCGACGACATCGCCTCGATCGCCGCGCTGAAGTCGGCGCACGACTTCTGGCTGCACGTCGACGGCGCCTACGGTCTCGCGGCAGCCCTCGATCCCGCGTCCCGGCACCGGTTCGCCGGCGTGGAGGCCGCCGACTCGCTCATCGTCGACCCGCACAAGTGGCTCTTCACCCCCTTCGACGCCTGCGCCCTGCTCTACCGAGACCCCGAGATCGGCCGGCTCGCCCACACGCAGCACGCGGAGTACCTCGACGCGCTCACCGGGGCGAGCGACTGGAACCCCAGCGACTTCTCGGTGCAGCTCACGCGCCGCGCGCGCGGCCTGCCGCTGTGGTTCTCGCTCGCGACCTTCGGCGCCGAGGCCTACCGCGCCGCCATCGGCGCCTCCATCGACCTCGCCCACGCGATCGCCGCCGACATCGCCGAGCGACCGTACCTGCGGCTCGTGCGCGATCCGCAGCTCTCGGTCGTGGTGTTCGAGCGCGAGGGCTGGGAGCCGGTGGACTACGCCGCGTGGTCGGCCGGGCTGCTCGAGGAGCAGCGGGCCTTCGTCGTTCCGAGCTCGCACGCCGGGCGCACGAACGCCCGCTTCGCGATCGTGAACCCGCTCACGACGCTCGACGACCTGACGGGCATCCTCGATTCGATGGCCTGA